DNA from Musa acuminata AAA Group cultivar baxijiao chromosome BXJ1-5, Cavendish_Baxijiao_AAA, whole genome shotgun sequence:
atttttctcattATCATGGATGGTACAGCCGTGCAATTATTTTCATTGGATTTATTGGCAAGCATTGAAATCCTCGTATGCTGCATGACTGGAAGGAGGACCATCATGGTTATTTTTATTGAAACAACACATTTGCTGTGGTACAGAATATAAGATCTATTTAGTGTTGGTATTATGGCTGATGTGTTTACAGTCTTTTCTTTGTAATAAGTCTATATTAATTGACTCATCAACTTTTGTGGTGATACAAATATATTACAATTACAACCATCTTAATTGTGATATATCATGTTTATGTTCAATATAAATCTTCATACTCTACTTCACCTTTTTGTTTCTCCTCTTCCCTATGCTTGTGAAGAAGACTTTATTAGCCCTCGATGGAATATTAATTAGGATATGTGAAAAAGGGCATTGTAGTCTTTTTGAGTAGACAATAAAACGGCCAATAATATTcaccatttctataaaaagaaagaaaccggACCGCTCAAGCATCGGTTTACGTTAGCTACGGTCTGCTCCGAACCGATTAAAATCGACTCAATTGACCGGGCCGGTTCAGTTCCGTCATCCATGGGTCCCACTTCACGGCTGGTAACCCCATGTCAAGAAGTAGGCCAATGGCTGAGAGAGAAATAACAGACACCTGGAAAACGTGAGTGGTTTGCGATCGAGACAGCGGAGCGAACACATCCGGGGAGAGATGGCGGCCATGACCTTCTCTTCTGCATCCCTAATGGCGAGCACGACTCGGCAGCCGATGAAGGCCTTTTCCCTCGGCTCGCCTAACTCCGCGTTCTTCGCCGGCGGCGGAGAGAGGGTGGCCCTCGCGCGGTCGACGCTTGCGTTCGGGCCCCATCCCCGCCTCCGCCGCCACCGGGGCCTCGGGTGCCGCTGCATGTTCGGCCTCGGGGTCCCGGAGCTCGTCGTGATCGCAGGAGTCACCGCGCTCGTCTTCGGCCCGAAGAAACTCCCCGAGATcggccgcagcttcgggaagaccATCAAGAGCTTCCAACAGGTTCGTCCCTCTCTTTTGCCTCTCGAGGAATTGGTCGGTGGGTTTGTTTCATTCCAGTTGTTCTTAGGGATTGAATGCCCTTTTTTCCTTTGAATCCTGCATCTTGTTTGGTAATCCGGGCTTTGATTCGGGCGTTTGGTTGTCTTTCTATTCTGTTTTATGTGCCTATATTGTAGCGAAACTATTCTGCGTCTGCTGGATCTTGAGAACATCCTTTTTTAGATCAAGATTTAGGATGCTGGATCAACTTTTATGAGTGATGTACCTTATGGTCAACTGAGATCGACTCGAGGTATACAATTTCCTTGTATGAGTTGCCCAAACAACTGAGTATATAACACTCAGGAGTCGCACCTAGGAACTAAGGTTTGAGACAGCATTCCTTGAACATGCCTCTTATCAGTCACTAATTTCTGAGAGAGAGCAGTATGGTCTACACATACGCAAATAAAATTATGGCCTGACAGGAACACACAGAATTTAGGATTAAGATGTTAGAATATGAAGTTGAAAACTCGGGCAAATCCCTCTATCTTGAATGGATATATGCAGGCTAAATCATCAATACTTGCTGATTCTGGATCTCCTATTGTTTGATATGTGGGACACTTCCAAAGCATCATAATTAGTATAAAAGTGGACTTCTGATAAAACCTGCAAGTATTCTAGCTGCAATCTGGTTCCTCAGCATCAAGTAGTTAGTTGTACTGGTGTCAATCTTTTTTTCAAGCAATGTGGAGTAGCTCCTGCAGGTTACATGTTCCCTAGTCCTTCAGCCACTCTAATCCAATTATACAAGTTACATAAATCAAGCTTGAATTTTCAGTCAAATCAAGAATAGTTATGAGTAACGTAGATGGGATAAGTGGATCCTTTTGTTTAATATGGCCTAATTTATGGCATTAACCTTGTTCTCTTGTGAATTTCACTCAGTTAGTGAGTGGTTATAGTGCAACTATGGTGGTGGACTAAACTGACTGTAGATAGATGCATTAGGACTTAAGATGACATATGATGAGATGCGATGCTTATGCCAATAAGCCACTTGCTGGCTAAAATTCTTGGTGAGACTTTCTATGGATCTTTAGAACATAATCAAAGTTCCCTTTTTGTCTCCTTATTAGTGATGAGATCAACAATGAGTTATTTTATGGTATCTTTTTGAATAATGCAATATTTGACTTCTCTACTTATCGAGATTGCCAAAGTCTTCGTTGTCCATGTTTACACGTTCTGCTTCTGTTAGTAATTTTACTAAAGCATGACCTTTCAAATGCAGGGTCCCCTTTAATTTCACTTACCATCATGGAGAAGATGTGTGGTTATTCTTGTACTTTTGTTTTGATTTCTAAAAAGATACAATCACCCCAGTTATGAAAGCTTTTATGAttcttcattaaacatgcaatttgtgAGGTTGCAACTCAGGATATGATCATACTTGGTTATTTAATTAGTCTCTGGTCATATGTGGTGTATCTGTATGGTTTTATCAGTATCACACCCAGAGTCGAGAATTGATGGTCCCATGGAAGCATAAAATATAATACAAATTAAATTTAGCTGGCCAACTGACATTTTATGATGATTGCTACATTTGCATGCAAGATCATGAACAAGGTTGAGATACTATGGCTGtaaatattgtaaaataatccTAGAATCAGAGTTTTTTCACCGTTGAATAATTGACACTTAAAATGATTCTTTTTCCTGAGGTCGATTAAGAGTATGTAGTCCCTTGGTTATTTTGACTGCATTCTGCATGATATACAGTTCAAGAATCACATCCCTTGGTTATTTTGCTGTTGATGTTTACTTCTTTAATCTTACTGATTAACCTATCTTAAATGCTCAGGCTGCAAAAGAATTTGAAACTGAATTGAAGAAGGGTCCTGAAGATTCAAGTAAATCACCTCCAGCTGAAAGCCTCGACAAAGCCATGAGCAGTGAAGAAGAAAAGGAACTTGAAACCTCAGGTGGCAAAGAGAGCTCCTTATGAGCTGTCGTCGACAACCATTTCTCAGTGTTGTATTATTAGGTATATGggttctttcttctcttatgCATCAGACATGAGTTTCCGTGGCATTTCTTGAGTTTCTGTTGCTGCTTATAAATTTTCTGGTATCTGAATGGATAAGTAATAAGTTGAGTGATAGTTTATGTCTACCCACTCAAAATTAGTGGTCAATCATTACTTCTGTGGAAATTCTCTTGAAATCCAGAGCCAAATTCACCTGGTAATATGCAAGCAAAGAAATAGTATGGCCAACCGAGCCGAGTGTTTTCTCTTGACCTCTAACCCCCGGAACAATGCTCATATTCAAAAGTGAGTTTCCATGTCACAGGTAGGAATATTGTTGTagaagtgtttttttttctttttctttgagaaAGAAACATGATATGATGGTAGCTTACTACATGAGATACCGTTCCAAAATATACATCAGGAATTACTTCCTATCAAAATTGATAAGACTAAAATAGTCAATTCGGAGGATCCCTTCCTGTTGTTTGTCCGACTTTCGGACGAAAATTGATTATCAGAGTTATAAAAAGGTTTGCTAATCGAtcaaatcctttttctttttttagggcTATAGGGTTGGTTTCCTCATAGTAGTAGATTGTTTTATAAATCCAGAAACCTAAGAGAGCATGAAAAGACGAATAAAGAGATATAAGAACTCTTACATTCAACCCGAAACGGTAATTGATAATTTTTCCttttcagaaaaaaagaaaaatacttgtaCAAAATTATTATGGCTAACCTGCATTTTTTTTTGCAGAAGTTGCATATGCTAATCTGCATGTAGCTTCTTTAAGTTGCTTAATGGGCTCTGAATCTGGATTGAAGCCTTGTGTGTTATATCGGTCCTGATGGAGGAGAAGGTATATTACTTTATGGTGTTGTTGGATGCTTGACAAGATGAGTGTAGTAATTATTTTGAAGCGGAGGCAAACAGGAGTAAGGTTATGAGACATGCATGCCACCGTTAGACTTGTGACAAGTTAGATCAAGGAGGTCTAATCTGGTCTAACATTCTATGGGCTCTTAGGGGAATACTTTTTATTATGTTGGTCAT
Protein-coding regions in this window:
- the LOC135581190 gene encoding sec-independent protein translocase protein TATA, chloroplastic-like, whose protein sequence is MAAMTFSSASLMASTTRQPMKAFSLGSPNSAFFAGGGERVALARSTLAFGPHPRLRRHRGLGCRCMFGLGVPELVVIAGVTALVFGPKKLPEIGRSFGKTIKSFQQAAKEFETELKKGPEDSSKSPPAESLDKAMSSEEEKELETSGGKESSL